One genomic region from Henningerozyma blattae CBS 6284 chromosome 2, complete genome encodes:
- the TBLA0B08190 gene encoding uncharacterized protein, with the protein MNRTVPISQNTDIVIQSNHNTTVDRNENQNKEELYDDNNHDIRNDISPYSNIPITSEDANDNITETHPNEIINANRESDNTSIIEDNIDNFNEDSESRSDNEPDSSSIAVDERDNMYKRPGEEVDVQDNETDSTSNNNIIETSSSRLSFSKKNLQSLAGHRNNNTSRKSNHRLPTYLQERKLDPVMPPIMHPTSKKPRLQKVRRILPRTNWQNKIRSIYYKEAITNNKNLKLRHLSNHSSKKLKTWLRCRFMILIFAYPNQLYQNIISTVKRDGTCKARYCARGDLQNQDYYGNTDSAILSLDSLKILLSVANNKQLHIRTADISHAFLYATLDEELYINHPLDKRVYTPLKKALYGLKQSPKNWNGTLREFMNSHEFL; encoded by the coding sequence ATGAACAGAACAGTTCCAATATCACAAAATACAGATATCGTAATACAGAGTAATCATAATACAACAGTCGATAGAAATGAAAACCAAaacaaagaagaattatacgatgataataatcatGATATAAGAAATGATATTTCCCCCTATTCAAACATTCCAATAACATCAGAAGATGCGAATGACAATATAACTGAAACACATCctaatgaaataattaatgCTAATAGAGAATCAGATAACACATCTattattgaagataatattgataactTCAATGAGGACAGTGAAAGTAGATCAGACAATGAACCAGATAGTAGTTCAATAGCAGTTGATGAAAGAGATAATATGTATAAAAGACCCGGAGAAGAAGTTGATGTACAGGATAATGAAACAGATAGtacatcaaataataatattatagaaaCTAGCTCATCCAGATTATCATTctcaaagaaaaatttacaatcTTTAGCTGGTCacagaaataataatacgaGCAGAAAATCGAATCACAGATTACCAACTTATCTACAAGAAAGAAAGTTAGACCCTGTGATGCCTCCTATAATGCATCCTACTTCTAAAAAACCTCGTTTACAAAAAGTACGTCGCATTTTACCACGGACCAACTGGcagaataaaataagatCAATATACTATAAAGAAGCCATTacgaataataaaaatttaaaactgaGACATTTATCAAATCATTCAAGTAAGAAGTTGAAAACTTGGTTAAGATGTAGGTTTATGATCCTGATATTCGCTTACCCAAATCAGCTATACCAAAATATAATCTCCACTGTTAAACGAGATGGGACATGTAAGGCAAGGTATTGTGCTCGTGGTGATTTGCAGAATCAAGATTACTATGGTAACACTGATTCCGCTATTTTAAGTCTTGATAgtcttaaaattttattatctgtTGCTAATAATAAGCAATTACACATTCGAACTGCAGACATCAGTCATGCTTTCTTATACGCTACTCTAGATGAGGAGTTATATATTAACCATCCATTAGATAAGAGGGTGTATACGCCACTAAAGAAAGCTCTTTATGGCTTGAAGCAAAGTCCGAAAAATTGGAATGGAACTCTAAGAGAATTTATGAATTCTCATGAATTTTTATGA
- the TBLA0B08200 gene encoding uncharacterized protein, with protein sequence MYVPAKAYPTWFQNELNKGFMSLYNIIECTLSKDIRKDHEIYEGVLDSLYNISFDTKMDAAIFRSTTLGLRNKAKELDIAISDDWIARKILKSLKGQYASINSENLKRSGSYDLEKLLFTIQKKSSQIAGVTSTPKAKANSNCQICQTSVHTAVICPNRVPELDSKPTSTVNIKKPVKKKSKWKANQITINLTDELLTLRPTLQKLSLDDVLILDSGAQXXSVIKNTGILHDFSSITNSQLFAADDRKIDVSGEGKIKFMKANNKITPIPVLYSKDVACNLISLFNLEQAGFTVELSDRKLLDSDEHLITKFVDYDRYVCIKISDLQLPTPSKTIVKGNKVLKVSTTDKPYSMSLLHRLFGHINIKDIRKTISSGLIGSIQSHMVDWTDIDKFQCADCMKGKARKHQHVVGSRLKYQKEYSKFQYLHCDLFGPVSGMPINTAKYFITFTDENTRYRW encoded by the coding sequence aTGTATGTACCTGCGAAGGCGTATCCTACATGGTTCCAAAACGAACTTAACAAGGGTTTTATGTCGTTGTACAATATAATCGAATGTACCTTATCGAAGGACATTCGTAAAGATCATGAAATATATGAAGGGGTTCTAGActctttatataatatttcgTTTGACACAAAAATGGACGCTGCTATTTTCAGGTCAACGACATTAGGTCTAAGAAACAAGGCCAAAGAATTAGACATCGCTATAAGTGATGACTGGATTGCTCgtaaaattttaaagtcACTCAAAGGTCAATATGCCAGCATCAATTCTGAAAATCTGAAAAGATCTGGTTCTTACGATCTGGAAAAACTTCTATTCACCATTCAGAAGAAATCATCTCAGATTGCTGGAGTAACGTCTACACCTAAAGCTAAAGCCAACTCGAATTGTCAAATCTGCCAGACCTCTGTTCACACAGCAGTAATATGCCCAAATAGAGTTCCTGAACTTGACTCAAAACCGACATCAACAGTGAACATAAAGAAGCCTGTCAAGAAGAAATCTAAGTGGAAGGCAAACcaaattacaattaatcTGACTGATGAACTACTGACGCTTAGGCCTACTTTACAAAAACTCTCTCTAGATGACGTACTAATCCTAGATTCTGGAGCTCAATNNNGATCAGTAATCAAAAACACTGGTATTTTACACGATTTCTCCTCTATTACCAATTCTCAGTTGTTCGCAGCTGACGATAGAAAGATCGATGTTTCAGGGGAAGggaaaatcaaatttatgAAAGCCAATAACAAAATTACTCCCATTCCGGTACTTTACTCCAAAGATGTTGCTTGTAATTTAATCAGTTTATTTAATCTAGAACAAGCAGGATTCACTGTTGAACTATCAGATAGAAAGTTGCTGGATTCTGATGAACATCTCATTACAAAATTTGTGGACTATGACAGATATGTCTGCATCAAAATATCTGACTTACAACTTCCAACTCCTTCGAAGACAATAGTAAAAGGAAATAAAGTCTTAAAAGTATCAACTACTGATAAACCATATTCAATGAGCCTACTCCATCGATTATTCGGTCACATTAACATCAAAGATATTCGGAAAACTATCAGTTCAGGTCTCATAGGCAGTATTCAATCTCACATGGTTGATTGGACAGACATTGACAAGTTTCAGTGTGCCGATTGTATGAAGGGTAAAGCACGAAAACATCAACATGTTGTCGGGTCAAGACtgaaatatcaaaaagAGTACTCAAAATTCCAATATCTTCATTGTGACTTATTTGGTCCAGTTTCTGGTATGCCGATTAATACAgctaaatatttcattacaTTTACTGATGAGAACACTCGGTATCGTTGGTAA
- the RIB3 gene encoding 3,4-dihydroxy-2-butanone-4-phosphate synthase RIB3 (similar to Saccharomyces cerevisiae RIB3 (YDR487C); ancestral locus Anc_3.96) yields MSFTSIEQAITHFQNNGFLIVMDDKSRENEGDLICAASGMSIEQMAFLVRHSSGYVCAPMNNKIADKLDLPLLRGGMKYTSYADDRHGTAYTITVDVAEGTTTGISAHDRTLTCRALANEGSKSTDFLKPGHICPLRAADGGVLKRRGHTEAAVDLCRLSGLPEVGVICELVNDRDGSMMRLDDCEKFGKENNIPLITIDDLAKYLETQNA; encoded by the coding sequence ATGAGTTTTACATCAATTGAGCAAGCTATCACACACTTCCAAAACAATGGGTTTTTAATTGTTATGGATGATAAGAGTCGTGAGAATGAAGGGGATTTAATATGTGCTGCATCTGGCATGAGCATTGAACAGATGGCCTTTCTGGTGCGCCATTCATCCGGGTATGTTTGTGCAccaatgaataataaaattgcaGACAAGTTAGATTTGCCATTGTTACGTGGTGGTATGAAATATACATCATACGCTGATGATAGACATGGGACCGCTTACACAATTACAGTGGATGTCGCTGAGGGTACAACTACTGGTATATCCGCACATGACCGTACTTTGACTTGTAGAGCTTTGGCCAATGAAGGTTCAAAATCTACTGATTTTTTGAAACCAGGACATATCTGTCCGCTAAGGGCTGCTGATGGAGGTGTTTTGAAGAGAAGGGGTCACACAGAAGCTGCTGTAGATCTATGTAGATTGAGTGGGCTACCTGAAGTAGGTGTTATTTGTGAGTTAGTCAATGATAGAGACGGCTCTATGATGAGATTGGATGATTGTGAAAAGTTTGGTAAGGAAAATAACATTCCATTGATCACAATTGACGATCTTGCCAAGTACTTGGAGACTCAAAATGCTTAG
- the SLD5 gene encoding DNA replication protein SLD5 (similar to Saccharomyces cerevisiae SLD5 (YDR489W); ancestral locus Anc_3.94) codes for MDIDDILASLDHDTTAVESLRSDADNYNGSSTLLYSDLTYNDSQTKDKQNPNTISNSTATTSATITTSAQDYNNLIELWRNERCSPELLPYPTKLLDRILPRLQQQMEYIESLSMGFISEYSQSSKLPLLCMEAELERLKFVIRSFLRCRLKKIDKYNFYLQSIIASSDTDSANLLSKQESIYLNKHSQILLKLFNNSILKHMPVDLQAIQDTEGSISMVDEPKWDQFVFIYVKDLSTQSFMVTIPQLNEEVELSPGSIYVMRYSVIRDLLMQGKIQLI; via the coding sequence atggatattgatgatattttagCCTCCTTAGACCATGATACCACTGCTGTAGAATCGTTAAGAAGCGATGCTGATAACTATAATGGAAGTTCTACCCTTCTCTATAGTGATTTAACTTATAATGATTCACAAACTAAAGATAAGCAAAACCCCAatacaatttcaaattctacGGCTACTACATCTGCCACTATAACCACATCTGCTCaagattataataatttaatagaaCTTTGGAGGAATGAGAGATGTTCGCCGGAATTATTGCCATATCCAACAAAACTACTGGATAGGATATTACCTCGTTTACAGCAACAAATGGAATACAtagaatcattatcaatGGGATTCATATCAGAATATTCTCaatcttcaaaattacCGCTTTTATGTATGGAAGCAGAATTagaaagattaaaattCGTCATTAGATCCTTTCTGCGTTGtagattgaaaaaaattgacaaatataatttttatttacaatcAATAATTGCTTCCAGTGATACCGATTCAGCAAATCTTTTATCTAAACAAGAATCAATCTATTTAAATAAGCATTCccaaattcttttaaaattattcaataacTCGATTTTAAAACATATGCCTGTAGATTTACAAGCAATTCAAGATACTGAAGGTTCAATTAGTATGGTAGATGAACCTAAATGGGatcaatttgtttttatttatgtAAAGGATTTGTCAACTCAATCTTTCATGGTAACAATACCACAATTAAATGAGGAAGTAGAATTATCTCCAGGTAGTATCTATGTGATGAGATATTCTGTCATAAGAGATCTGCTAATGCAAGgcaaaattcaattaatatga
- the PAC11 gene encoding dynein intermediate chain (similar to Saccharomyces cerevisiae PAC11 (YDR488C); ancestral locus Anc_3.95) — MSAYVSSTSTMNESTVVIEGESNTVLPKNNFDVNNVDEDNFQTIHETLINDKSIKKIRCVKIEYDEVSEILACIYEITNRDRIGSQIDLIKLKPEKCKLISRIQFRSQMIQGIYFLPNSRKTRNDINIRRMLFTSRLGKTICYEINTITLEYKMVQKNYHYNEICQILVERTGMEDNFYLISGDIEGNVLQLEINDNDNDVMIDEGVTSFMKGGLRKKISVRIPKGSEYLLKDCSMSEEMNRFYKSINYSEGEKVSIASMILIDGKLYFGSRDGNIYRIVMRELGEGQGDARISLDNDEFVPLQESQNENDDEIKLYHDGPVTVLQADGNGHLISGGDDWKVILWDIKSNRKLWELDLGDPILCIRYLQEYKMWGVMTWKGVYIVRDGKVVHCERYSGHISCGNFVISKMSKEVLIILGSNDEKGGIRMRSVSMEFTFD; from the coding sequence ATGTCTGCTTATGTATCGTCTACCTCCACAATGAATGAGTCTACCGTTGTGATTGAAGGAGAATCCAATACGGTTTTACCTAAGAATAATTTCGATGTGAATAATGTAGATGaagataattttcaaactaTCCATGAAACActaattaatgataaatctATTAAGAAAATACGATGCGTAAAGATCGAATATGATGAAGTGAGTGAGATATTAGCATGTATATATGAGATCACGAATCGAGATAGGATAGGTAGTCAAATAGATTTGATCAAGTTGAAGCCAGAAAAATGTAAATTAATTTCCAGAATTCAATTCCGCAGTCAAATGATTCAaggaatatattttttacctAATTCTAGAAAAACTAGGAACGATATTAACATTCGAAGAATGTTGTTTACAAGTAGATTGGGTAAGACTATTTGTTATGAAATCAATACAATTACTTTAGAGTATAAGATggttcaaaaaaattatcattataatGAGATATGCCAAATTTTAGTTGAAAGAACTGGGATGGAAGATAATTTTTACTTAATTAGTGGTGACATAGAGGGAAATGTTTTACAATTGGAgattaatgataatgataatgatgtgATGATCGATGAAGGGGTTACTAGTTTTATGAAAGGTGGattgagaaaaaaaataagcgTTCGTATTCCCAAGGGTAGtgaatatttgttaaaagaTTGTAGTATGTCTGAAGAGATGAATCGATTTTACAAGAGTATAAACTATTCTGAAGGTGAAAAAGTGAGTATTGCAAGTATGATATTGATAGATGGTAAGTTATATTTTGGTAGTCGAGATGGGAATATATATCGAATTGTGATGAGAGAGTTGGGAGAAGGACAAGGAGATGCACGAATCTCTTTAGATAATGATGAGTTTGTTCCATTGCAAGAGAGCCAGAACGAGAATGATGACgaaataaaattgtatCATGATGGGCCCGTTACTGTATTACAAGCAGACGGAAATGGACATTTAATTAGTGGAGGGGATGATTGGAAAGTTATACTTTGGGATATAAAGAGTAATAGGAAATTATGGGAACTGGACCTCGGGGACCCTATTTTGTGCATACGGTATCTACAAGAGTATAAAATGTGGGGTGTCATGACATGGAAAGGTGTTTATATTGTACGTGATGGTAAAGTCGTGCATTGTGAAAGGTATTCTGGTCATATATCATGTGGCAACTTCGTAATTAGTAAGATGAGTAAAGAAGTGTTGATAATACTTGGATCTAATGATGAGAAAGGCGGCATTCGGATGCGGAGCGTATCAATGGAATTTACATTCGATTAG
- the SDD3 gene encoding Sdd3p (similar to Saccharomyces cerevisiae YOL098C; ancestral locus Anc_3.93): MTFKKLVDFKLDYAPQYHVSKYISQKSGLQLVHVNHSSSPLVQGYFAVATECPNDSGCPHTLEHLIFMGSKSYPYKGLLDTAGNLCMSSTNAWTATDQTVYTLTTAGWKGFKTLLPVYLDHLLFPTLTDEACITEVHHIDPETLTDKGVVYSEMDAIENQSWFVTMLEKQRLMFKEGSGYRSETGGLTENLRDLTNEEIREFHKNLYCPENLCIIVCGNVPEDELLSIVEDWDINLPVANPNHKRPFVDSKDSQISDKRPKTIESTIEFPELDESQSEILFSWVGCDFHDYIDDLGVSLMLDYFTESALAPFTKELVEIDDPFANSTDYWTDDFTKTIVNLGIHGVPTEKLTETRDKVLNILSTHKFDMKILRQVVDNGKWDYILRCEKNGDNIISQAVIADFIYGTKDGQSLERTLKTIEDYDILYSWPQEKWQTLLNNIFIANKSVIVLGKPSAKMYEKLDEEKEKLNNERKKIYDEKKRGDLLELLENAKSFNDKPIPTSLLEKFEIKDPAKTVNFITTKSITVLPSYKNNDLNDNLTKDILKSKPKDFPFFMHLENFPSQFIELHTLLNTTSIKDTKLLPFYHIFDELLSMPMKDSNGEILSFETVVSQLKSETVDSHITLGLQGSCPDLLDFRIRCKASEYKNAVKWIKHCLFDMIFDENRVSVLLENYLNSIVEVKREGNIMLESLTNRKFYTNRCMKKSADPLFVEEIIEDILEDIENGKFEKEILPRIETMRSQLRANFHKMHILILGDISKIEKEIYEPWYNLIRELENIPDNYDIKIPPVPRLLDSVSSLGKNPQNIAHVITTPASESSYMNILTSIPFDLDYHHEDYPAVSLVSEYLQCVEGPFWKGIRGSGLAYGANMVKMIESNAWAFSIYRGSDLVKCYEVGKDIISSYANGTNKFEPQLIQGAISSIINRMASMDKGYFEAGLYKFIDQFFSNRGTDFNKLFLERLNELTVKDLQDTIQKYFLNLFDSEKSVVFVSCHPSNLEIIQEFLEKEGFTVEVEELEDDEDEESEDSDKEEK; the protein is encoded by the coding sequence ATGAcgtttaaaaaattagtaGATTTTAAACTGGATTATGCTCCACAATATCATGtatctaaatatatatctcaGAAATCCGGACTTCAATTAGTTCATGTCAATCATTCATCCTCTCCATTAGTTCAAGGTTATTTTGCAGTCGCAACTGAGTGTCCAAATGATTCTGGCTGCCCCCACACTTTAGaacatttaatatttatggGCTCAAAGTCTTATCCTTACAAGGGTCTATTAGATACTGCTGGTAATTTATGTATGTCATCAACGAATGCTTGGACCGCTACCGATCAAACTGTATATACTCTAACAACTGCTGGGTGGAAAGGTTTTAAGACTTTATTACCAGTATACTTAgatcatttattatttccaaCGTTAACAGATGAAGCTTGTATAACAGAAGTTCACCATATAGATCCTGAAACTTTAACTGATAAAGGTGTTGTTTATAGTGAAATGGATGCAATTGAAAATCAAAGTTGGTTTGTTACGATGCTAGAGAAACAAAGATTGATGTTCAAAGAAGGTAGTGGTTATAGATCTGAAACTGGTGGTTTAACTGAAAACTTGAGAGATTTaacaaatgaagaaattagaGAATTTCATAAGAACTTATATTGCCCGGAAAATTTATGTATTATTGTTTGTGGTAATGTTCCAGAAGATGAATTGTTATCAATTGTCGAAGATTGGGATATTAATTTACCTGTAGCAAATCCAAATCATAAAAGACCGTTTGTCGATTCAAAAGATTCACAGATCTCAGATAAAAGACCTAAAACTATTGAATCAACAATCGAATTCCCGGAATTGGATGAATCTCAATCTGAAATACTATTTTCATGGGTAGGTTGTGATTTTCACGACTATATTGATGATTTAGGTGTTTCATTAATGCTTGATTACTTTACAGAATCTGCTTTAGCTCCATTTACCAAAGAACTTGTTGAAATTGATGATCCATTTGCTAACTCGACTGATTACTGGACCGATGACTTTACTAAGACTATAGTTAATTTAGGTATTCATGGTGTACCAACTGAGAAATTAACTGAGACAAGAGATAAggttttaaatattttatctacTCATAAATTTGATATGAAGATTTTGAGGCAAGTAGTGGATAATGGTAAGTGGGATTATATCTTAAGatgtgaaaaaaatggtgataatattatttctcaAGCCGTCATTGCCGACTTTATTTATGGCACTAAAGACGGACAATCTTTGGAACGTACTTTAAAGACTATTGAGGATTATGATATCTTATATTCTTGGCCTCAGGAGAAATGGCAAACTTTATTGaacaatatatttatagCCAATAAATCTGTCATTGTACTAGGTAAACCAAGTGCAAAAATGTATGAAAAGCTAGACgaggaaaaagaaaagttaAACAAtgaaaggaaaaaaatatacgaTGAGAAGAAAAGAGGagatttattagaattgtTAGAAAATGCTAAATCGTTTAATGATAAACCAATTCCAACATCATTATTGGAAAAGTTTGAAATCAAAGATCCTGCAAAAACGGTAAACTTTATCACTACAAAAAGCATTACAGTTTTACCATCTTACAAGAATAATGATctaaatgataatttaacaaaagatattttaaagtCAAAACCAAAAGATTTCCCATTCTTTATgcatttagaaaatttccCTTCtcaatttattgaattgcatacattattaaatactaCCTCTATTAAGgatacaaaattattaccattttATCATATCTTTGACGAATTACTTTCGATGCCAATGAAAGATTCTAATGGGgaaatattatcttttgaaaCTGTTGTTTCACAATTAAAATCTGAAACTGTAGATTCACATATCACCTTGGGTTTACAAGGCTCCTGCCCAGATTTGTTAgattttagaattagatGCAAGGCTAGTGAGTATAAGAATGCTGTTAAATGGATAAAACattgtttatttgataTGATTTTTGATGAAAACCGTGTAAGTGTTTTACttgaaaattatctaaattcTATCGTTGAAGTCAAGAGAGAAGGTAATATAATGTTAGAATCTTTAacaaatagaaaattttaCACTAATAGATGTATGAAGAAGTCTGCGGATCCATTATttgttgaagaaattattgaGGATATCTTAGAAGATATTGAGAATGGCAAATTTGAAAAGGAGATTTTACCAAGAATAGAAACAATGAGATCTCAATTAAGAGCTAACTTCCATAAAATGCATATCTTAATCTTAGGTGATATTTCTaagattgaaaaagaaatatacGAACCATggtataatttaattagagaattagaaaatatccCAGATAATTATGATATAAAGATACCACCTGTCCCTAGATTATTAGACTCTGTTTCTTCTTTAGGCAAAAATCCTCAAAATATTGCACACGTTATCACTACTCCAGCTTCTGAATCTTCCTATATGAATATCTTGACTTCTATTCCATTTGATTTAGATTACCACCATGAAGATTATCCCGCTGTCTCATTAGTGTCGGAATACTTACAATGTGTCGAAGGTCCATTTTGGAAAGGTATCCGTGGGTCTGGTTTAGCTTACGGAGCTAACATGGTTAAAATGATTGAATCTAATGCATGGGCTTTCAGCATATATCGTGGTTCTGATTTAGTAAAATGTTATGAAGTCGGGAAAGATATCATTAGTTCTTATGCAAATGGAACCAACAAATTTGAACCTCAATTAATCCAAGGTGCTATTAGCAGTATTATCAATCGAATGGCATCTATGGATAAAGGTTATTTTGAAGCTggtttatataaatttattgatcaATTCTTTTCAAACAGAGGGActgattttaataaattatttttggaaagattaaatgaattaacaGTAAAGGACTTACAAGAtacaattcaaaaatactttttaaaTCTCTTTGATAGTGAAAAAAGTGTGGTTTTTGTAAGCTGTCATCCAagtaatttagaaataatccaagaatttttagaaaaggAAGGCTTCACTGTTGAagttgaagaattagaGGATGATGAAGACGAAGAATCAGAAGATTCTgacaaagaagaaaaataa
- the TBLA0B08195 gene encoding uncharacterized protein: LRFTSTQNHSANARVERTIRTIITDTRTLLLQAKLPLKFWHYAAKASAEVRNCTYNKNTKDAPLNVISELPVKIILRNFLPFGAPATIWNHKSKKTSAPSLQAVVLSKDPQSFGYFFYIPKENRVITTTNFKIPDYSVNSQQKSNPEETIIARFKANVTSKIGSTRNFEFDEDEINEVFPDEEYENDTEGINNIMVDDKIVSQQLLNDRNEIGEEEIMDIESDFSPSNIDPDLIDNVNLDEILEQPNVIELMNNENTPINGEDEIKNTDTNNENIDNDINSNNDNDSNSNNDNKGKYSMLIDDNDYKNCNTSNDAMNNILPSNEDSNSVTDEQNSSNITKYRYRNTE, from the coding sequence AATTAAGATTTACCTCAACTCAAAATCACTCGGCTAATGCTAGAGTAGAAAGAACAATTCGAACAATTATAACAGATACTAGAACATTGCTGTTACAAGCTAAATTACCACTTAAATTTTGGCACTACGCAGCTAAGGCATCTGCTGAGGTGAGAAACTGTAcatataataagaatacTAAAGATGCACCATTAAATGTAATATCCGAATTACCTGTTAAGATAATATTACGTAATTTTTTACCTTTTGGAGCTCCAGCTACGATATGGAATCATAAATCTAAGAAAACATCTGCACCAAGCTTACAAGCAGTGGTTTTGTCAAAAGATCCACAGAGTTTtggatatttcttttatataccTAAGGAAAATAGAGTAATTACCACTACAAACTTTAAAATCCCTGATTATTCAGTAAATTCGCAACAGAAGAGTAATCCAGAAGAAACCATTATTGCACGATTTAAAGCTAATGTTACATCTAAAATAGGTTCTACtagaaattttgaatttgatgaagatgagaTTAATGAAGTATTTCCTGATGAAGAGtatgaaaatgatactgaaggtataaataatattatggTAGATGATAAGATAGTATCACAACAGTTGTTAAATGACCGTAATGAAATTggtgaagaagaaataatgGATATTGAAAGTGATTTTAGTCCTTCTAATATAGATCCTGACCTTATTGATAATGTTAATTTagatgaaattttagaacAACCTAATGTAATTGAACTTATGAACAATGAGAATACACCAATTAACGgtgaagatgaaattaagAATACAGACACTAATAATGagaatattgataatgatatcaACAGTAacaatgataatgatagcaacagtaataatgataataaggGCAAATATTCAATGTTAATAGATGACAatgattataaaaattgCAATACTTCAAATGATGCGATGAATAACATATTACCATCTAATGAAGACTCTAACTCAGTAACTGATGAACAGAACAGTTCCAATATCACAAAATACAGATATCGTAATACAGAGTAA